Proteins from a genomic interval of Desulfovibrio piger:
- a CDS encoding protein mobD produces MNIQNSVFYVGGSKGGVGKSLFSFALVDYLLNRNANVLLVDTDTDNPDVFKAHKELALPNLLCRLNCLDDADGWADLLDTVQNYPDHAVVINAAARTKTSTASHGDIMKQALREMRRELVVFWIINRHRDSIELLHSFQEVFTDVPIHVCRNLYFGEARRFDMYNSSKAREAVEKNGRTLDFPAVGNRVADWLYSRRMSIRAAQTEMPIGTRVELQRWRRVCANMFDSVMGEAS; encoded by the coding sequence ATGAACATTCAGAACAGCGTATTCTATGTCGGCGGCAGCAAGGGCGGCGTCGGCAAGAGCCTCTTTTCCTTCGCCCTTGTGGACTATCTTCTCAACAGAAACGCAAACGTCCTGCTTGTGGATACCGATACCGACAACCCTGATGTCTTCAAGGCGCACAAGGAGCTTGCCCTGCCGAATCTGCTCTGCCGTCTGAACTGTCTGGACGACGCCGACGGCTGGGCGGATTTGCTGGACACTGTACAGAACTACCCGGATCATGCCGTGGTCATCAATGCCGCCGCCCGTACCAAGACCAGCACGGCCAGTCACGGCGACATCATGAAGCAAGCTCTGCGAGAGATGCGGCGGGAACTGGTTGTCTTCTGGATAATCAATCGTCACCGCGATTCCATCGAGCTTCTGCACTCCTTTCAGGAAGTATTCACGGACGTGCCCATCCACGTTTGCCGGAATCTGTATTTCGGTGAAGCGCGGCGTTTTGATATGTATAACAGTTCCAAGGCACGGGAAGCGGTGGAGAAGAACGGCAGGACGCTGGACTTTCCGGCGGTCGGCAACCGCGTGGCCGACTGGCTGTATTCCAGACGCATGTCCATCCGCGCCGCCCAGACTGAAATGCCCATCGGCACACGGGTGGAATTGCAGCGCTGGCGGAGAGTGTGCGCGAACATGTTTGATTCCGTCATGGGGGAAGCGTCATGA
- a CDS encoding relaxase/mobilization nuclease domain-containing protein → MLMKVFPHGTGEGDKPSRYLVRPDYPGRDTAPPQVLRGDPVMTRALIDSIERRWKFTSGVLSWHPDEKISEAQEEEVMDAFERVAFAGLDADQRNILWVRHTHAGHHELHFLIPRLELSSGKDFNACPPGWQKDFDVFRDLFNWREGWARPDDPARARDELPKKANLFKARMARWGKEIRESDRDRAKEVIHAFLKEKVTQGLVRNREDILSALKEQGLSINREGRDYISVIAPNSGMKMRFRGGFYARGWTPKVAQEEESEEKKKETARRMVARLQPAFERVIEKRAACNIKRYPAKWKQLPDEEALLLPQLQEEPLHDRNRTDADAKPETDGGELQRPTDGLRHEDRRTGGQADADSDGTAHLEAIVHRCQRSVQQLADLAGDLEKRRIEGERQNRPRMRMR, encoded by the coding sequence ATGCTGATGAAGGTCTTTCCGCACGGCACCGGAGAAGGCGACAAGCCCAGCCGCTATCTTGTACGCCCGGATTATCCGGGGAGAGACACAGCCCCGCCCCAGGTGCTGCGCGGCGATCCAGTCATGACCCGCGCGCTTATCGACAGCATAGAGCGGCGATGGAAATTCACTTCCGGCGTTCTGTCATGGCACCCGGATGAGAAGATCAGCGAGGCACAGGAAGAGGAAGTCATGGACGCTTTCGAGCGGGTGGCCTTCGCCGGTCTGGACGCGGATCAGCGCAATATCCTCTGGGTGAGGCATACCCATGCCGGGCATCACGAGCTGCATTTCCTCATTCCGCGCCTGGAGCTTTCCAGCGGCAAGGATTTCAATGCTTGTCCTCCCGGCTGGCAAAAGGACTTTGACGTGTTCCGCGACCTGTTCAACTGGCGCGAAGGCTGGGCGCGGCCTGACGACCCGGCGCGGGCAAGGGATGAGCTTCCGAAAAAAGCCAACCTGTTCAAGGCGCGAATGGCGAGATGGGGCAAGGAAATCAGAGAAAGCGACCGCGACCGGGCCAAAGAGGTTATCCATGCTTTCCTAAAGGAAAAAGTGACGCAGGGACTTGTCCGGAACCGGGAAGATATTCTGAGCGCCCTGAAGGAACAGGGGCTGAGCATCAACCGCGAAGGCAGGGACTACATCAGCGTCATTGCCCCGAACAGCGGCATGAAGATGCGCTTCCGGGGAGGTTTTTACGCCAGAGGCTGGACACCCAAAGTCGCTCAGGAAGAAGAATCCGAAGAAAAGAAAAAGGAAACAGCACGGCGCATGGTCGCCCGCCTGCAACCGGCTTTTGAGCGCGTCATTGAAAAACGCGCCGCCTGCAACATCAAACGCTATCCGGCAAAATGGAAACAGCTCCCTGACGAGGAAGCCCTTCTTTTGCCCCAGCTTCAGGAGGAGCCCCTTCATGACCGAAACCGAACGGATGCTGATGCAAAGCCTGAAACGGATGGAGGAGAACTGCAACGCCCGACTGACGGCCTTCGGCACGAGGATCGACGTACTGGAGGACAGGCAGATGCTGATTCAGACGGAACTGCGCACCTTGAAGCGATTGTTCACCGATGTCAGCGAAGTGTACAGCAGCTTGCAGACCTTGCTGGCGACCTTGAAAAACGGCGCATAGAAGGCGAACGGCAGAACCGACCGCGTATGCGGATGCGATAG
- a CDS encoding plasmid mobilization protein produces MKRVKPVRTASVVVRVFPEERDILRLNAGLHGMSMSEYIRQTCLGIRLRKTPEEKRRLRELARIGANINQLARWANTYKRAAEAVEVLVALAGIEQRIIEFASCASTEDEPEAEPC; encoded by the coding sequence GTGAAACGCGTCAAACCCGTTCGCACTGCCTCTGTCGTCGTGCGTGTGTTCCCGGAGGAGCGCGACATCCTCCGCCTCAACGCGGGGCTGCACGGCATGAGCATGTCGGAGTACATCCGCCAGACCTGCCTTGGCATCCGTCTGCGGAAAACGCCGGAAGAGAAACGGCGGTTGCGGGAACTGGCACGCATCGGCGCGAACATCAATCAACTTGCGAGATGGGCCAACACCTATAAACGCGCGGCGGAAGCCGTGGAGGTATTGGTGGCGCTGGCGGGCATCGAACAGCGCATTATCGAGTTCGCATCATGCGCCTCAACGGAAGATGAACCGGAGGCGGAACCATGCTGA
- a CDS encoding helix-turn-helix transcriptional regulator → MQNIPNNALLRLPQVLALIPVSRSAWWAGCKSGRYPKPVKLGPRTTAWRAADIAALLEKLTAEPEEK, encoded by the coding sequence ATGCAAAATATACCCAATAACGCTCTGCTTCGTTTGCCGCAGGTACTCGCGCTCATTCCCGTCAGCCGCAGCGCGTGGTGGGCGGGCTGCAAAAGCGGCCGCTATCCGAAACCCGTCAAACTCGGCCCGCGCACAACGGCGTGGAGAGCGGCGGATATTGCCGCACTTCTGGAAAAGCTCACCGCCGAACCGGAGGAAAAATGA
- a CDS encoding tyrosine-type recombinase/integrase encodes MLTDTQIRNLKPAEKAKKYADGGGLYLYVAKTGSKLWRMAYRFNDKEKLLSFGEYPIVSLKDARTKRNEAKKLLADGIDPGKRKKEMKNAALLAEANTFEHVVREWHDTQTVHNSEKDRGRKLHTFKHYLFPALKRKPISEVTAQDLLLILKPLERKGKELIAHRIIQYCGMVFRYAVATGRVPRNIAADLRGAIRPHRGRHRATIVSAEKIGVLLNRLDNYHGHFQVKCALRLFPLFFVRSAELVRSEWSEFNLETREWHIPAERMKMRKPHIVPLSSQAVAILKELHAVTGGGTYLFPSRNSVRKPIHYSTPLQALRAMGYGKEEMCIHGFRAMASTLLNEQGFEPDWIERQLAHKEKNTSRFAYNHAQYLPQRHQMMQAWADYLDGLREATQTDNDML; translated from the coding sequence ATGCTGACCGACACGCAAATCAGGAATCTGAAGCCCGCTGAAAAAGCGAAAAAGTACGCGGACGGCGGCGGCCTGTACCTCTATGTCGCCAAAACCGGCTCAAAACTCTGGCGTATGGCGTACCGTTTCAACGATAAGGAAAAGCTGCTCAGCTTCGGGGAATATCCGATTGTCTCCCTGAAGGATGCCCGGACAAAGCGAAATGAGGCGAAAAAGCTGCTTGCCGACGGCATTGATCCGGGCAAACGCAAGAAGGAGATGAAAAACGCCGCCCTCCTCGCGGAAGCCAATACCTTCGAGCATGTTGTCCGTGAATGGCACGATACGCAGACAGTCCACAATTCCGAAAAAGACAGAGGGAGAAAACTGCACACGTTCAAACACTATCTTTTCCCCGCCTTGAAACGGAAGCCCATTTCCGAGGTCACGGCGCAAGACCTGCTGCTGATACTCAAGCCGCTTGAAAGAAAGGGAAAGGAACTTATCGCCCACAGAATCATCCAGTATTGCGGCATGGTTTTCCGCTATGCGGTTGCCACAGGCAGAGTGCCGCGCAACATTGCCGCCGATCTTCGCGGAGCCATACGTCCGCATCGGGGCAGGCACAGGGCCACCATCGTTTCCGCCGAAAAAATCGGCGTGCTTCTGAACAGGCTGGACAACTATCACGGACATTTTCAGGTCAAATGCGCGCTGCGCCTTTTTCCCCTGTTCTTTGTCCGTTCCGCCGAACTTGTCCGTTCCGAATGGAGCGAGTTCAATCTGGAAACGCGGGAATGGCACATACCGGCCGAACGCATGAAAATGCGAAAGCCGCACATTGTTCCGCTGTCATCACAAGCCGTTGCCATTCTCAAAGAGCTTCACGCCGTCACCGGAGGCGGAACATACCTTTTCCCCTCAAGGAACAGTGTGAGGAAGCCTATCCACTACTCCACGCCCTTACAGGCGTTACGCGCTATGGGATACGGCAAGGAAGAGATGTGTATTCATGGCTTCCGGGCTATGGCCTCAACCCTGCTCAATGAACAGGGCTTTGAGCCTGACTGGATTGAGCGTCAGCTGGCCCACAAGGAAAAGAATACTTCCCGGTTCGCCTACAACCATGCCCAATATCTTCCCCAGCGGCACCAGATGATGCAGGCATGGGCCGACTATCTGGACGGCTTGCGCGAAGCAACACAGACGGACAATGACATGCTATAG
- a CDS encoding tyrosine-type recombinase/integrase gives MLDDHIIQGLKAADKPKKYADGGGLFLFIPTSGKKLWRLAYRFERKAKLLSFGEYPQVSLRAARQRRDEAKALLKDGIDPAEHRKAARTSASNATFQSVAMEWYERETLHCKNRYRSFMMRGMTEYFFPVFGGKAMTDVTAEDIMSAIEPLRQSGKLRGGRRLTDVCGQICRYAVATGKTARNSTEDLPASLRSRQTGHRAAALDAGKLGQIMLNLERHDGYFPVRCALRLVPLLFVRSGELRCAAWNEFDFSRRLWVIPAKRMATKHEHVVPLAPQAVKILRELKEYSGHGTLLFPGVRSPERPIDISTITVSLRRRGYDGVKLSFDGIRSLVAKLLFDLGYEQNIIDVQLAHSGRTRFDPWRHLSERKTMMREWARYLFLLRDKALQDTSSQGGTSC, from the coding sequence ATGCTGGATGACCACATTATTCAAGGCTTGAAAGCCGCCGACAAACCGAAAAAGTATGCGGACGGCGGTGGGCTGTTCCTGTTCATTCCGACCAGCGGCAAAAAACTCTGGCGGCTGGCGTACCGTTTTGAGCGAAAGGCCAAGCTCCTTTCCTTCGGTGAATATCCTCAGGTATCACTCCGCGCCGCACGGCAACGCCGGGATGAAGCCAAGGCCCTGCTCAAGGACGGCATCGACCCGGCGGAACACAGGAAGGCCGCACGGACATCCGCCTCCAACGCTACGTTCCAATCCGTGGCTATGGAATGGTACGAGCGGGAAACCCTTCACTGTAAAAACCGCTATCGCTCCTTCATGATGCGGGGGATGACGGAATATTTCTTTCCCGTCTTCGGCGGCAAGGCCATGACAGACGTTACCGCCGAGGACATTATGAGCGCCATCGAACCGTTGCGGCAATCCGGGAAATTGCGCGGAGGACGCAGGCTGACGGATGTCTGCGGCCAGATATGCCGCTATGCCGTCGCCACCGGCAAGACCGCGCGGAACTCCACGGAAGACCTGCCCGCTTCGCTGCGTTCCAGACAGACAGGGCACAGAGCCGCCGCGCTCGACGCCGGGAAACTCGGTCAGATTATGCTGAACCTTGAGCGGCATGACGGCTATTTCCCTGTGCGGTGCGCCCTGCGGCTGGTTCCCCTGCTGTTCGTCCGTTCCGGTGAATTGCGCTGTGCGGCATGGAATGAATTTGATTTCTCCCGCAGGCTCTGGGTTATCCCCGCGAAACGCATGGCGACGAAACATGAGCATGTTGTGCCTCTCGCGCCACAGGCAGTCAAAATACTCAGGGAACTGAAGGAATACTCCGGTCATGGAACCCTGCTGTTCCCCGGCGTCCGTTCTCCTGAACGCCCCATCGACATATCCACCATCACCGTTTCCCTGCGCAGACGCGGATATGACGGCGTAAAACTGTCCTTTGACGGAATCCGCTCTCTTGTCGCCAAATTACTGTTCGACCTTGGGTACGAACAGAACATCATCGACGTGCAGCTGGCACACTCCGGGCGCACACGTTTTGACCCGTGGCGGCATCTGTCGGAAAGAAAAACCATGATGCGGGAATGGGCCAGATATCTTTTTCTTCTGCGGGACAAGGCGTTGCAGGATACATCCAGTCAGGGAGGTACGTCATGCTGA